In Colias croceus chromosome 26, ilColCroc2.1, one DNA window encodes the following:
- the LOC123703500 gene encoding latrophilin Cirl isoform X1, whose amino-acid sequence MNHCSTNNQPAMTASQEALQPLENRICSRNSLLELKNLLEDRGGHVNHERRKKSVINSSVFKLDSFSESRHPCRTSRGLWRFKTLLLIFLVYVLVDTRLLVEARSSEPRYETAYACEGKTLKIGCGEGSVIHLIRANYGRFSITICNDHGNTDWSVNCMSTRSLRVLHSRCSMHQNCSILASTNMFGDPCPNTLKYLEAHYQCVPASTTSTTSRPSPPWLITSQPTVWRSTAPPVPKNPVQTQQEKKKPTVITPPTFRPHITLPPEVQMGNIGTKKTTTKTPEPSSEKEPPQVPLDKVPVIKEEVPKVADENTKVEKPKEKFDEPVAVTDETLQWAPKDEDSDSTPSLHGPPKENRPDTPEDDYDKVYSTSATPSLGRRAYCPQVNARGLHWNWTLAGTYAVQPCPGGATGLARWKCTLTAHQHIEEERPHRRSSGLQSGENFHDLGLEQPSERQLQLIRRLGSEALLKGRDGDSPEHLIDYRGSANLPDAQASRENLATNGDYVYSDTIPEWHGATPDLSECRSVWLNSLEARVREGESLLSISNDLAQVTSSKKLYGGDMMTTTSIMKKLAQRMSQNVQTFPDPRQKEAIVTDMLLGVIKTGSNLLDESQRASWSDLSMDAQNRVASALLTQLEENAFLLADAVTKEKTILQIVKNICLSVRVLEVKNVEDETFPSLIAQEQWKASEDTITIPKAALLENHQVDLVRIVFFAFDRLEEILPPTFGKSPQFAAYTSDPASSTSINSEKEKKNVTRVLNSKVISASLGNGRHIQLSQMVRLTMKHLKTENVTNPACVFWDYTLHGWSPEGCQVEWSNLTHTGCACSHLTNFAILMDVHGVSLSAKHEMALRLLTFIGCAISAVALLAAILVFQCFRNMKSDRVLIHKNLCICLLIAEVVFMCGIDQTQDRILCGVIAGLLHYFFLAAFAWMFLEGFHLYAMLVEVFEPERARGRWYCAGAYLCPALVVLGSAAAWPRGYGTAAHCWLSTERYFLAAFVGPVAVVLLANWICLSMVIYMMCHHSTVSIKAKENSKLYKIRVWLNSSVVLAFLLGLTWTFGLLYINEQTVGVAYAFTILNSLQGLFIFIFHCLQNEVFQKECGRVARRHRWLSCLAPGAPLDTRTGSKRRYHHSAPDTDDVVDPRDVTSYNLQPDSRWNIRPTAPIYVPSDDIRNARTPTPQNIPHSSSHSQSIASMHSYRNNIEVPNDYQNLRSRSPSCYSNKMAASIGANDWALMANAGGSVWKNTSSKQHMGNSSTLPHHEASAGAVGGVAGGAGGAGAAGGEGGHYPLGYGTTRSYHHDLRAPHVFLAQHSPGAQEMIFRKHYKEEGRRKHHAPANHTYSEIAAQQARMYRRGSEEFRVIQDDPVYEEIERNETMMSDVSDDNSTPDCRPAAGHHGSAGKFFGDHRPLISYSPGERHHEQEHFAKYGKWDTLERAYEPRHAYPHPQHAPHQHVQHVPHVQHAQHVQHVQLAAVLNGENNVVCHLEPPRYDAYAPPARTLSQPSF is encoded by the exons GGCAATACCGACTGGAGCGTCAACTGCATGTCTACACGGAGTTTACGGGTTTTGCATAGCAg GTGTAGTATGCACCAGAACTGCAGTATATTGGCGAGTACAAACATGTTTGGAGACCCGTGTCCGAATACATTGAAATATCTCGAAGCGCACTATCAATGTGTACCTG CATCAACGACCAGCACGACAAGCAGACCATCACCACCCTGGCTGATCACCTCCCAACCAACAGTCTGGCGGTCTACCGCACCCCCTGTACCCAAGAACCCAGTACAAACCCAGCAGGAGAAGAAGAAGCCGACAGTAATCACGCCACCCACCTTCAGACCTCATATTACGCTGCCGCCAGAAGTACAGATGGGCAATATTGGGACtaag AAAACAACAACGAAAACGCCAGAGCCATCATCAGAAAAGGAACCACCTCAAGTACCCCTGGATAAAGTGCCGGTTATAAAAGAGGAAGTGCCGAAGGTAGCTGATGAGAATACCAAAGTTGAGAAACCTAAGGAGAAATTCGATGAACCTG tGGCAGTAACTGACGAGACCCTGCAATGGGCGCCAAAAGACGAAGACTCAGATTCCACGCCGTCCCTCCACGGACCTCCGAAAGAAAACCGACCGGACACTCCTGAAGATGATTATGATAAAGTTTACT CAACAAGCGCAACCCCATCGCTAGGACGACGTGCGTACTGCCCGCAAGTGAACGCACGCGGTCTGCATTGGAACTGGACGCTAGCGGGCACGTACGCTGTGCAGCCTTGCCCGGGGGGTGCCACGGGATTGGCTAGATGGAA ATGTACACTAACTGCCCATCAACACATAGAAGAGGAGCGACCACATCGCCGCAGTTCCGGGTTGCAATCCGGAGAGAATTTTCACGATTTGGGCTTAGAACAACCCAGTGAGAGGCAACTACAGTTAATAAGGAGATTAGGCTCGGAAGCTTTGTTGAAAG gtCGTGACGGTGATTCTCCAGAACATTTGATAGATTACAGAGGAAGTGCTAATTTGCCAGATGCTCAAGCGTCGAGAGAAAATCTTGCTACAAATGGAGACTATGTTTATT cgGACACAATCCCAGAATGGCATGGAGCTACTCCCGACCTTAGCGAGTGCAGATCTGTGTGGCTCAACAGCTTGGAGGCCAGAGTGCGGGAGGGGGAGTCCCTCCTCAGTATTAGCAACGATTTAGCACAG GTGACATCATCAAAGAAACTATACGGCGGTGACATGATGACAACAACAAGTATAATGAAGAAGCTTGCACAGCGCATGTCACAAAATGTACAAACATTCCCCGACCCCAGACAGAAAGAGGCGATTGTCACTGATATGTTGTTGGGTGTTATTAAAACTG GATCGAATCTTCTAGACGAAAGTCAGCGAGCTTCTTGGTCAGATCTAAGTATGGACGCACAGAACAGAGTGGCGAGTGCGTTGTTGACGCAGTTGGAGGAAAACGCCTTCCTATTGGCTGACGCGGTTACCAAAGAGAAAACTATTCTGCAAATTGTTAAGAATATCT GCCTATCCGTCCGAGTACTAGAAGTGAAAAACGTAGAAGACGAAACATTCCCGTCTTTGATTGCTCAAGAACAGTGGAAGGCTTCGGAGGACACTATCACCATACCCAAAGCTGCATTAttag AAAACCATCAAGTAGACCTCGTAAGGATAGTGTTCTTTGCCTTCGACCGTTTGGAAGAAATATTGCCACCAACGTTTGGGAAATCTCCGCAATTCGCTGCATATACTTCTGACCCGGCTTCGTCTACTAGTATCAATTCTGAGAAGGAAAAGAAAAATGTCACTAGAGTGTTGAATTCTAAA GTAATATCAGCAAGTTTAGGCAACGGGCGACACATTCAACTATCACAAATGGTGCGTCTCACTATGAAACACTTGAAGACGGAAAACGTCACCAACCCGGCTTGCGTCTTCTGGGACTATACTTTAca CGGCTGGTCACCCGAAGGCTGTCAAGTAGAATGGTCGAACCTCACACATACAGGATGCGCGTGTTCCCACTTAACCAACTTCGCAATATTGATGGACGTGCACGGTGTATCTCTGAGCGCTAAACACGAAATGGCGCTACGACTCTTGACGTTCATTGGCTGCGCGATATCAGCTGTTGCGCTGTTGGCGGCCATCTTGGTTTTCCAGTGCTTTAGGAATATGAAG TCGGACCGTGTGTTAATTCACAAGAACCTCTGCATCTGTCTATTAATTGCTGAAGTGGTGTTCATGTGCGGTATCGACCAGACACAAGACAGGATACTCTGTGGTGTTATTGCTGGACTCTTACATTATTTCTTCTTGGCTGCTTTCGCTTGGATGTTTCTGGAAG GTTTCCACCTATACGCCATGCTGGTGGAGGTATTCGAGCCGGAGCGTGCCCGCGGGCGCTGGTACTGCGCGGGCGCGTACCTGTGCCCCGCGCTCGTGGTGCTGGGCTCGGCCGCCGCCTGGCCGCGCGGCTACGGGACCGCCGCGCACTGCTGGCTCAGCACCGAGCGGTACTTCCTCGCTGCGTTTGTTGGACCGGTTGCTGTGGTGCTGCTC gcCAACTGGATCTGTCTAAGCATGGTTATCTACATGATGTGCCATCATTCGACAGTATCGATAAAGGCGAAAGAAAATtccaaattatataaaataag GGTCTGGCTGAACAGTTCAGTAGTACTAGCGTTTCTACTCGGTCTCACGTGGACTTTCGGTCTACTCTACATCAACGAGCAGACCGTGGGCGTGGCGTACGCGTTCACGATACTGAATTCGTTGCAAGGATTGTTCATTTTCATCTTCCACTGTTTGCAGAATGAAGTT TTCCAGAAGGAGTGCGGTCGTGTAGCCCGCCGGCACCGCTGGCTGTCCTGCCTGGCCCCGGGCGCGCCGCTGGACACACGCACGGGCTCCAAGCGCCGCTACCACCACTCCGCGCCCGATACTGATGATGTGGTCGACCCGAGGGATGTCACT AGCTACAACTTGCAACCGGATTCAAGATGGAACATCCGTCCGACCGCTCCTATTTACGTCCCGAGCGACGACATACGAAACGCGCGAACGCCGACGCCTCAAAACATCCCTCATAGTTCGTCCCACTCCCAGAGCATTGCGTCGATGCATAGCTACAGAAATAATATCGAAGTGCCGAACGATTACCAGAACCTTCGGTCACGGTCGCCATCTTGTTATTCCAACAAAATGGCGGCATCCATTGGCGCTAACGACTGGGCTTTAATGGCAAATGCGGGCGGCAGTGTTTGGAAG AACACTTCTTCTAAGCAGCACATGGGCAACTCGTCGACGCTGCCGCACCACGAGGCGAGTGCGGGCGCGGTGGGGGGTGTGGCGGGGGGTGCGGGGGGTGCGGGGGCGGCGGGGGGCGAGGGGGGGCACTACCCGCTGGGCTACGGCACCACGCGCAGCTACCACCACGACCTGCGCGCGCCGCACGTGTTCCTGGCGCAGCACTCGCCCGGCGCGCAGGAGATGATCTTCCGCAAGCACTACAAGGAGGAGGGCCGCCGCAAGCACCACGCGCCCGCCAACCACACGTACTCCGAGATCGCCGCGCAGCAGGCCCGCATGTACCGCCGCGGCTCCGAGGAGTTCCGCGTCATACAGGACGACCCGGTCTATGAGGAGATCGAGCGCAACGAGACCATGATGTCGGACGTGTCGGACGACAACTCGACGCCGGACTGCCGGCCGGCCGCCGGACACCACGGCTCGGCCGGCAAGTTCTTCGGCGACCACCGCCCGCTCATCTCGTACAGCCCGGGCGAGCGCCACCACGAGCAGGAGCACTTCGCCAAGTACGGCAAGTGGGACACGCTCGAGCGCGCCTACGAGCCGCGCCACGCCTACCCGCATCCGCAGCACGCGCCGCACCAGCACGTACAGCACGTGCCGCACGTGCAGCACGCGCAGCACGTGCAGCACGTGCAGCTCGCGGCGGTGCTGAACGGCGAGAACAACGTGGTGTGCCACCTGGAGCCGCCGCGGTACGACGCGTACGCGCCGCCCGCACGTACGCTCAGCCAGCCCAGCTTCTGA